From Marivirga harenae, one genomic window encodes:
- a CDS encoding OmpA/MotB family protein yields MLVKKILIALVIFSSFACVTQKKYDELLAEKVKTDAEKMELEDKVEMKNNTIESLESQLLEAQEELEQSKKAYQASQSSLDSLQQQYETLNDYYDKLMSSSGKLNKDLSNKEKQLLQMEADLEISKQRNDELAANLAEREERVAELEKVLADKEAAVNALKQKVSEALLNFKENDLTVEVKNGKVYVSLAEQLLFNSGSTVVDAKGAEALKKLAQVLKDSRDVNIVVEGHTDNVPISGNNKYLKDNWDLSVLRATSIVRILTQNGASPDRVTAAGKGEFAPKAANENAEGRKENRRTEIILTPKLDELFQILESN; encoded by the coding sequence ATGTTAGTAAAAAAAATTTTAATTGCCCTAGTAATTTTTAGCAGTTTTGCTTGTGTTACTCAGAAGAAATATGATGAGCTTCTAGCCGAAAAAGTCAAGACTGACGCTGAAAAAATGGAGTTGGAAGATAAGGTGGAAATGAAAAATAACACCATTGAATCTTTAGAATCGCAATTATTAGAAGCACAAGAGGAACTTGAGCAAAGCAAAAAAGCGTATCAGGCTTCTCAAAGTAGTCTGGATTCTTTACAGCAACAATATGAAACACTGAATGATTACTATGATAAGTTGATGAGTAGTAGTGGGAAACTCAACAAAGATCTTTCTAATAAAGAAAAGCAATTGCTTCAAATGGAGGCTGACTTAGAGATTTCCAAACAAAGAAATGATGAATTAGCTGCAAATTTAGCGGAGCGCGAAGAGAGAGTTGCGGAACTTGAAAAGGTGTTGGCCGATAAAGAAGCTGCAGTTAATGCTTTAAAACAGAAAGTAAGTGAGGCACTACTAAATTTTAAGGAAAATGATTTAACGGTAGAGGTCAAAAACGGAAAAGTTTATGTTTCACTAGCTGAGCAGCTCCTTTTTAACTCGGGCAGTACTGTGGTAGATGCAAAAGGTGCTGAGGCACTAAAGAAATTAGCCCAAGTTCTTAAAGACAGTCGAGATGTGAATATTGTGGTTGAAGGACATACGGATAATGTTCCGATTTCAGGGAACAACAAATATTTAAAAGATAATTGGGATTTAAGCGTGCTTAGAGCTACTTCCATTGTACGGATTTTGACTCAAAATGGGGCTTCTCCTGATAGGGTTACTGCTGCGGGGAAAGGTGAATTTGCACCGAAAGCCGCAAACGAGAATGCTGAAGGTAGAAAAGAAAACAGAAGAACAGAAATTATCTTAACTCCTAAGTTGGATGAGTTATTTCAG
- a CDS encoding SIR2 family NAD-dependent protein deacylase: MRKNLVVLTGAGISAESGIPTFRGTDGLWEGHDVMEVASPQGWAKNQSLVLDFYNQRRKAVLDAEPNEAHKMLAELEKDYDVQIITQNIDDLHERGGSSKVLHLHGEIKKARSCVDENLIYELNGWEIKEGDLCEKGSQLRPHIVWFGEMVPMIEPAARITAKADVLLVVGTSLQVYPAASLIHEVQRNIPIYVIDPSTPEYYGTNQITAIAKGAVEGMKEAKEKLIASC, translated from the coding sequence ATGCGAAAGAACTTAGTAGTTTTAACAGGTGCTGGAATAAGTGCAGAAAGTGGTATACCAACATTTCGGGGAACAGATGGTCTGTGGGAAGGCCATGACGTAATGGAAGTGGCATCTCCACAAGGCTGGGCCAAAAACCAAAGCTTGGTTTTAGACTTTTATAACCAAAGACGGAAGGCTGTTTTAGATGCTGAACCAAATGAAGCACATAAAATGCTAGCTGAATTAGAAAAGGATTATGATGTTCAAATCATAACTCAGAACATAGATGATCTGCATGAAAGAGGCGGTTCTTCAAAAGTTTTACATTTACACGGTGAAATAAAAAAAGCAAGAAGCTGTGTTGACGAAAATCTAATATATGAGCTTAATGGCTGGGAAATCAAAGAAGGAGATTTATGTGAGAAAGGCTCTCAATTGCGGCCGCATATTGTTTGGTTTGGTGAAATGGTTCCGATGATTGAGCCTGCAGCTCGAATAACCGCCAAAGCAGATGTTTTATTAGTGGTTGGTACATCATTGCAGGTCTATCCTGCAGCAAGCTTAATTCATGAGGTGCAAAGAAATATCCCTATTTATGTGATAGACCCTAGCACTCCGGAATACTATGGTACTAATCAAATTACAGCAATAGCTAAAGGTGCAGTTGAAGGCATGAAAGAGGCAAAAGAGAAATTGATTGCTTCGTGCTAA
- a CDS encoding prephenate dehydrogenase, protein MIQKINSLSIIGLGLIGGSFALVVKNKFPDIIIYGVDQNPAHAAKALELNLIDEIKTSDDSKVLGSDLIILAIPVNAIIEILPQLLSNISSNTVVVDTGSTKSSICQAVSHHNNRSQFVAAHPIAGTEYSGPESAFESLFRGKKNLICEFELCNTEAKECANWFFKLVEMDNIFMDAESHDKHLAYVSHLSHISSFMLGLTVLNIEKDEENILNLAGSGFASTVRLAKSSPDMWAPIFQQNKSYLSKALDEYILQLMNFQEQLKSDNSNEIKVLMQKANEIRKVLD, encoded by the coding sequence ATGATTCAGAAAATTAATAGTCTCAGTATCATTGGACTTGGCTTAATTGGAGGTAGTTTTGCTTTAGTTGTAAAGAATAAGTTTCCCGACATTATAATTTATGGCGTAGATCAAAACCCTGCTCATGCAGCAAAGGCCCTTGAATTGAATTTGATTGATGAAATTAAGACTTCAGATGACTCCAAAGTGTTGGGTTCTGACTTAATCATTTTGGCAATTCCCGTGAATGCAATTATTGAAATACTTCCGCAATTACTATCCAATATTTCGTCAAATACGGTTGTTGTTGATACGGGATCCACTAAGTCTAGTATTTGTCAAGCCGTCAGTCATCATAATAACAGATCGCAATTTGTTGCGGCACATCCAATTGCAGGAACAGAATATTCTGGTCCAGAATCCGCCTTTGAAAGCCTTTTTCGTGGGAAGAAAAATTTAATTTGTGAATTTGAATTATGCAATACCGAAGCAAAGGAGTGTGCCAATTGGTTTTTTAAGCTAGTGGAAATGGATAATATTTTTATGGATGCTGAAAGTCATGATAAACATTTAGCCTATGTTTCACACTTATCTCACATTAGCTCATTCATGCTAGGATTGACCGTTTTGAATATTGAGAAAGATGAAGAAAATATTCTGAATTTGGCTGGAAGTGGGTTTGCAAGCACAGTACGTTTGGCAAAAAGCTCTCCAGATATGTGGGCTCCGATTTTCCAACAAAATAAATCATACCTCAGCAAAGCTTTGGATGAGTATATTTTGCAATTAATGAACTTTCAGGAGCAGTTAAAATCAGACAACTCTAATGAGATTAAGGTGCTGATGCAGAAAGCAAATGAAATTAGAAAGGTTTTGGATTAA
- a CDS encoding pyridoxal phosphate-dependent aminotransferase, translating to MIDTANRIKGVEEYYFSKKLREVSALDNPDFPVINLGIGSPDLAPHKQVVDALNQSAIKHDVHAYQSYRGIPELRNAIADYYLKYFEVELSAEEEILPLVGSKEGIMHITQAFVNSGDTILVPNPGYPTYAAVGKLVQANIQYYNLAEGDNWQIDIDSLKKLELNKVKLLWLNSPHMPSGVQYSVDVLQQLVELAKEHRFLIVNDNPYSMILNKKYQSIMSLEGAKDVAIELNSLSKSHNMAGWRIGWCMGNSAFLNAILKVKSNMDSGMFKPLQLAATAALKLEDKWFDDLNEIYQQRRILAEAILKKLGCTFDEKQQGLFIWAKLPPKLLSSANLIDQLLNNYKIFLTPGFIFGTQGEGYIRISLCATESQYRIALDRLQNFAL from the coding sequence ATGATAGATACTGCAAATAGAATTAAAGGAGTTGAAGAATATTATTTTAGTAAAAAACTTCGAGAAGTTAGCGCTTTGGATAATCCTGATTTCCCAGTTATAAATCTTGGAATAGGGAGTCCAGACTTGGCTCCACATAAGCAGGTAGTAGATGCTCTAAATCAATCTGCTATAAAACATGATGTACATGCTTATCAATCATATAGAGGAATTCCAGAATTGCGTAATGCTATCGCTGATTATTATCTAAAATACTTTGAGGTGGAATTAAGTGCTGAGGAAGAAATCTTACCTTTAGTCGGTTCCAAGGAAGGGATCATGCATATTACACAGGCTTTTGTCAATAGTGGAGATACGATTTTGGTTCCAAACCCGGGTTACCCTACCTATGCAGCAGTAGGTAAATTGGTGCAAGCGAATATCCAGTACTACAATTTAGCAGAAGGGGATAATTGGCAAATCGATATCGATTCACTGAAGAAATTGGAGTTGAACAAAGTTAAATTACTCTGGCTCAATTCTCCTCACATGCCTAGTGGAGTGCAATATTCTGTGGATGTGCTCCAACAGTTAGTTGAATTAGCTAAAGAGCACCGATTTCTGATTGTAAATGATAACCCTTATTCTATGATTTTGAATAAGAAGTATCAAAGTATAATGTCTCTGGAAGGAGCCAAAGATGTGGCGATAGAGTTGAACTCATTAAGTAAGTCACATAATATGGCAGGCTGGAGAATTGGTTGGTGTATGGGAAACTCCGCATTCCTCAATGCAATTTTGAAAGTAAAAAGCAATATGGATAGTGGTATGTTTAAGCCTTTGCAACTTGCGGCAACTGCAGCTTTGAAATTAGAAGATAAGTGGTTTGATGATTTAAATGAGATTTATCAACAAAGAAGAATTTTAGCGGAAGCAATCCTGAAGAAATTAGGCTGCACTTTTGATGAGAAGCAACAAGGACTATTCATTTGGGCTAAACTGCCTCCAAAGCTATTATCTTCTGCAAACTTGATTGATCAGTTATTGAATAATTATAAAATATTTTTAACTCCTGGATTTATTTTTGGTACACAAGGAGAGGGCTATATTAGAATCTCACTATGTGCTACTGAAAGCCAATATAGAATCGCATTAGATCGGCTTCAAAATTTTGCTTTATGA
- the gyrB gene encoding DNA topoisomerase (ATP-hydrolyzing) subunit B — MSTEKDNKNKDYSAGNITVLEGLEAVRKRPAMYIGDVGIKGLHHMIWEVVDNSIDEAMAGHCSEIKVELNEDNSVTVTDDGRGIPVDIHEKEGRSALEVVMTVLHAGGKFDKDSYKVSGGLHGVGVSCVNALSTMLRATVYSRDGKIYEQEYSEGFPKAPVKPVGETDVTGTKIQFKPDETIFIESVYKYETVASRLRELAYLNAGIKIKLIDHREKDEEGNIKEEDFFSEGGLLEFVDYLDGSREKLIPQAIYMEGEKNGVPVQVALNYNTSYTENVVSYVNNINTIEGGTHVSGFRRALTRTLKSYADKSGLLEKQKIEITGDDFREGLTAIISVKVAEPQFEGQTKTKLGNSDVMGAVESCVSETLQHFLEENPREAKTIVQKVILAAQARNAAKKAREMVQRKNVMSGSGLPGKLADCSEKDPAICELYLVEGDSAGGSAKQGRDRNFQAILPLKGKILNVEKAQEHKIYDNDEIKNILTALGVRFGTVDDEKALNLEKLRYHKIVIMTDADVDGSHIRTLILTLFFRYMRELIDKGYVYIAQPPLYLIKRGKTERYVFTEDERVEVVKEISPDGTEGAVHLQRYKGLGEMNPEQLWNTTMDPQTRKMKKVSVESAAEADHLFSMLMGDEVPPRRDFIEKNAKYAKIDI; from the coding sequence ATGAGTACAGAAAAAGATAATAAGAACAAAGATTATTCAGCGGGTAATATTACCGTTTTAGAGGGATTAGAAGCAGTAAGGAAAAGACCTGCCATGTATATTGGCGATGTCGGAATAAAAGGTCTTCATCACATGATCTGGGAGGTTGTAGATAATTCTATTGATGAAGCCATGGCGGGGCATTGCTCTGAAATCAAAGTAGAGTTAAATGAAGATAATTCAGTTACTGTTACTGATGATGGCCGTGGTATTCCTGTTGATATTCACGAGAAAGAAGGTCGGTCTGCATTAGAAGTTGTGATGACTGTTTTGCATGCTGGTGGAAAGTTCGATAAAGATTCTTATAAAGTATCTGGTGGTTTGCATGGGGTAGGGGTTTCCTGTGTAAATGCTTTATCAACCATGCTCAGAGCTACGGTTTATAGCAGGGACGGTAAAATTTATGAACAAGAGTATTCTGAAGGTTTTCCGAAAGCCCCTGTTAAGCCTGTGGGTGAAACGGACGTAACGGGAACAAAAATTCAGTTTAAACCAGATGAGACTATATTTATAGAATCTGTTTATAAATATGAAACTGTTGCTTCTCGATTAAGGGAATTGGCGTACTTGAATGCTGGTATTAAAATCAAATTAATCGACCATCGAGAAAAGGATGAAGAAGGAAATATAAAAGAAGAAGACTTTTTCTCAGAAGGAGGTTTATTAGAGTTTGTTGATTACTTAGATGGTAGCCGAGAGAAATTAATTCCGCAGGCTATATACATGGAAGGGGAAAAGAATGGTGTTCCTGTTCAAGTTGCTTTAAATTACAATACCTCTTATACTGAAAATGTAGTTTCTTATGTGAATAATATTAATACTATTGAAGGAGGTACACATGTTTCTGGTTTTAGGAGAGCTTTAACACGAACGTTAAAAAGTTATGCTGACAAATCAGGGCTTTTAGAAAAGCAAAAAATTGAAATCACAGGTGATGATTTCCGAGAAGGATTGACGGCTATTATTTCTGTAAAAGTAGCAGAACCTCAATTCGAAGGTCAGACCAAAACTAAATTAGGTAATTCGGATGTGATGGGAGCAGTCGAAAGCTGTGTTTCCGAAACACTTCAACATTTCTTGGAAGAAAATCCTAGAGAAGCAAAAACCATTGTTCAGAAGGTGATTTTAGCAGCGCAAGCGAGAAATGCAGCTAAGAAAGCTCGAGAAATGGTGCAAAGGAAGAATGTGATGTCTGGAAGTGGATTGCCAGGTAAATTGGCAGATTGTTCTGAAAAAGATCCTGCAATTTGTGAATTGTATCTGGTAGAGGGTGATTCAGCAGGAGGTTCGGCCAAACAAGGTCGTGACCGTAATTTTCAAGCTATTCTGCCTTTGAAAGGTAAGATTTTAAATGTAGAGAAAGCCCAAGAGCATAAGATCTATGATAACGATGAAATCAAAAATATCTTGACCGCTTTGGGAGTTCGATTTGGAACTGTAGATGATGAGAAAGCGCTAAACCTTGAAAAATTAAGATATCATAAAATAGTGATCATGACGGATGCTGATGTCGATGGTTCTCACATTCGAACGCTGATTCTTACTTTATTTTTCCGGTATATGCGTGAATTGATTGATAAAGGATATGTTTATATCGCTCAACCACCATTATACTTAATTAAAAGAGGAAAGACAGAGCGCTATGTATTTACAGAGGATGAAAGAGTAGAAGTAGTTAAGGAAATATCGCCAGATGGCACCGAAGGAGCCGTTCATTTACAACGATATAAAGGTTTGGGTGAAATGAATCCTGAGCAGCTTTGGAATACTACAATGGATCCTCAAACTAGAAAAATGAAGAAGGTGTCCGTAGAATCTGCTGCTGAAGCGGATCATTTGTTTAGCATGTTGATGGGGGATGAAGTACCACCGAGGAGAGACTTTATTGAGAAAAATGCCAAATATGCTAAAATTGATATTTAA
- a CDS encoding leucine-rich repeat domain-containing protein produces MKRFIIFLIVIVGCYQQLQAQKTYKFYNEQDSIDYHHYQMIMSNGFKISVEDGVFKRELVDSSYQDPQNFIGYDSAFSLLREIPKFDYYLRSQSETHLRANQLKNHNKYDTITHISFEGEDIKRLPLFKLLKCKNLKEIELVNTSVKKIPWLLNWSIFGLDSLETIRIYNHAPGQRIKFTRNINIKELVYRDSPYSPVPKNFHKLKNVKEIDFARNDFREDSKFHLEKLQNLEHLNLSRNNIDLQNIAKDSVEGLKYIVLSFNNLTSVPKQIGLLKDLVDLQFAENDIKSDNIHPALGSLKNLEVLSFYKNDLDSLPSFLFNLIELVELDLYFNQIEKLPEELGNLQKLERLYVAHNRFFSIPESIGKLRSLKEFYIHHNRISYLPESIADLEHITDFHIQNNYFQGFPEFILNYKELEDLDISFNEIHTFPTEILKLVNLKYLWMRGITFEAGNKKEAEELKNTLETLQRNGVKVSIELEQEISP; encoded by the coding sequence ATGAAACGATTTATAATATTTCTCATAGTTATAGTTGGATGTTATCAACAGCTCCAAGCTCAAAAAACATATAAATTTTACAATGAGCAAGATTCTATTGACTATCACCACTACCAAATGATCATGAGCAACGGCTTTAAGATTAGCGTGGAGGATGGAGTTTTTAAAAGAGAATTAGTGGACAGTAGCTACCAAGACCCACAAAATTTCATTGGCTATGATTCTGCCTTTTCGTTGTTGAGAGAAATACCTAAATTCGACTACTATCTTAGATCGCAATCTGAAACTCACCTTCGGGCAAACCAGCTTAAAAACCACAATAAATACGATACTATTACACATATTTCTTTTGAAGGAGAAGATATTAAAAGGCTCCCGCTATTTAAATTGTTAAAATGTAAAAATTTAAAAGAAATCGAATTAGTTAACACATCTGTAAAAAAAATCCCATGGTTATTGAATTGGTCCATATTCGGTTTGGACAGCTTGGAAACCATCCGAATTTATAATCATGCTCCAGGTCAAAGGATAAAATTTACAAGAAATATAAATATTAAAGAATTGGTGTACAGAGATAGTCCTTACTCTCCAGTTCCTAAAAACTTCCACAAGCTTAAGAATGTGAAAGAAATTGATTTTGCTAGAAATGATTTTAGAGAAGATTCAAAATTTCATCTAGAAAAGCTACAAAATTTAGAACATTTAAACTTATCTAGAAATAATATAGATCTTCAAAACATAGCTAAAGATAGCGTTGAAGGTCTTAAATACATTGTATTATCCTTTAATAACTTAACTTCAGTTCCAAAACAGATTGGTCTATTAAAAGATCTAGTCGACTTACAATTTGCTGAAAATGACATCAAGAGTGATAATATTCATCCTGCGTTAGGAAGTTTAAAGAACTTGGAAGTATTATCATTTTATAAAAACGATTTAGACAGTCTCCCGTCTTTTCTTTTCAACTTGATAGAGTTAGTAGAATTAGATTTATATTTTAATCAAATTGAAAAACTTCCTGAAGAGCTAGGAAACCTACAAAAACTAGAAAGACTATATGTTGCTCATAATCGATTTTTCAGTATCCCTGAAAGTATTGGCAAGCTAAGGTCATTAAAAGAATTCTATATTCACCATAACAGGATTTCCTACTTACCGGAAAGTATAGCAGACTTAGAACACATAACAGATTTCCATATCCAGAACAACTATTTCCAAGGTTTCCCTGAGTTTATATTGAACTATAAGGAACTAGAAGATCTAGATATTTCGTTTAACGAAATCCATACATTCCCTACAGAAATACTGAAACTTGTAAATCTTAAATATCTCTGGATGAGAGGAATAACTTTTGAAGCAGGTAATAAAAAAGAAGCAGAAGAATTAAAAAATACTTTGGAGACTCTACAGCGAAATGGGGTTAAGGTGAGCATTGAATTAGAGCAAGAAATCAGTCCGTAA
- the ung gene encoding uracil-DNA glycosylase yields MQVKIEQSWKNRLSKEFTKDYFLDLAKFVKSEYQNKTVYPPAKEIFKAFDACPFDQVKVVILGQDPYHGIGQANGLCFSVHPGVAMPPSLVNIFKERKADLGKSMPPNGDLTGWAKQGVLLLNATLTVAAKSPGSHQKRGWENFTDSVIHKLSSEKENLVFILWGAYAQKKGAIIDRSKHFIIESAHPSPFSAHRGFFGSKPFGKCNEYLTSQQLEAVEW; encoded by the coding sequence ATGCAGGTAAAAATAGAACAAAGTTGGAAAAATAGGTTGTCAAAAGAATTTACGAAAGATTATTTCCTTGATCTGGCAAAATTTGTAAAATCTGAATATCAAAATAAAACTGTTTATCCTCCTGCAAAAGAAATTTTCAAGGCTTTTGACGCTTGCCCGTTTGATCAGGTAAAAGTAGTAATTTTGGGACAAGATCCATATCACGGTATAGGTCAAGCTAACGGCCTCTGTTTTTCAGTGCACCCCGGTGTTGCAATGCCACCATCTTTGGTCAATATCTTTAAGGAAAGAAAAGCTGACCTCGGTAAATCAATGCCCCCCAATGGCGATTTAACAGGCTGGGCTAAACAAGGAGTTCTTTTATTGAATGCAACCCTAACTGTAGCGGCAAAATCACCAGGCTCTCACCAGAAGAGAGGCTGGGAGAATTTCACTGATTCTGTAATTCACAAGCTATCTAGTGAAAAAGAAAACCTAGTTTTTATATTATGGGGAGCCTACGCACAGAAGAAAGGGGCAATAATTGATCGAAGCAAGCATTTTATTATTGAATCAGCCCACCCATCACCTTTTTCGGCTCACCGTGGCTTTTTTGGGTCAAAACCATTTGGTAAATGCAATGAATACTTAACCTCCCAACAATTGGAGGCAGTTGAGTGGTAA
- the apaG gene encoding Co2+/Mg2+ efflux protein ApaG: MVQSITRGIHVSVETEFQPEYSSPVQFHYVFTYKVVIENKGDQTVQLLRRQWFIHDAGSEIKEVEGEGVIGQQPILESGQKHTYVSGCNLKSPFGKMHGFYQMERMLDGQLIEVRIPEFNMIAPYKLN; the protein is encoded by the coding sequence ATGGTTCAGTCAATTACAAGAGGTATACACGTAAGCGTTGAGACGGAATTCCAACCGGAGTACAGTAGTCCGGTTCAATTTCACTATGTATTTACCTATAAAGTAGTGATCGAAAACAAAGGAGACCAAACCGTGCAACTCCTTAGAAGGCAATGGTTTATTCATGACGCGGGTTCAGAAATAAAAGAAGTTGAAGGGGAAGGAGTAATAGGGCAACAACCTATCTTAGAATCTGGCCAAAAACATACTTATGTTTCAGGATGTAACTTAAAGTCCCCTTTTGGTAAAATGCATGGTTTCTATCAAATGGAAAGAATGTTAGACGGACAATTAATTGAGGTAAGAATTCCTGAATTTAATATGATTGCTCCTTATAAATTGAATTAA
- a CDS encoding O-methyltransferase codes for MNLFLVKEYIRYFHFKTDEHSLHSLYFYNFYTNLIKRKKHSNDWEPIEKLRSELLKDNSEYKILDLGAGSKVEKSTVRKVKSIAKHSLSSPKFSQLLFQLIRKYKFRNIIELGTSLGINTAYISKADEDAEIHTFEADHNAMAIAKKVNSAQKNIKFHNGDITEILPAFLQQSKKDVDLVYADANHTYEASIHYFNVLLPYLAPNSIYIMDDIHWSAGMKRAWLEIRQRNEVKSSIDLFDAGILFFNPDFKKQNYVLDF; via the coding sequence TTGAACCTCTTTTTAGTAAAAGAATACATTCGCTATTTCCATTTCAAAACAGACGAGCATTCACTTCATTCACTATACTTCTACAATTTCTATACAAACCTGATAAAAAGAAAAAAACATTCTAATGATTGGGAACCAATTGAAAAGCTTAGATCAGAATTGTTAAAAGATAATTCTGAATATAAGATATTAGATTTGGGAGCAGGTTCAAAAGTGGAAAAATCAACGGTTCGCAAAGTAAAATCGATTGCAAAACACAGTTTATCTAGCCCTAAGTTCTCTCAACTTCTTTTTCAATTAATCAGAAAATACAAATTCAGGAACATTATTGAGCTCGGTACAAGTTTAGGAATAAACACTGCATATATATCTAAAGCTGATGAAGACGCTGAAATCCATACTTTTGAGGCAGACCATAATGCGATGGCGATAGCAAAAAAAGTAAATTCAGCACAAAAAAACATAAAATTTCACAACGGGGACATCACTGAAATCTTACCAGCCTTTCTACAACAATCAAAAAAGGATGTCGACTTAGTTTATGCAGATGCAAACCACACTTATGAGGCAAGCATTCACTATTTTAACGTTCTACTCCCCTATCTTGCACCCAACTCGATTTATATTATGGATGATATTCACTGGTCAGCCGGAATGAAAAGAGCGTGGTTAGAGATTAGGCAAAGAAACGAAGTAAAATCTAGCATTGACCTTTTTGATGCGGGTATACTATTTTTTAATCCCGATTTTAAGAAGCAAAATTACGTTTTAGATTTCTAA
- a CDS encoding SAM-dependent methyltransferase: MELNESYWTDRYKSNQLGWDIGYPSPAIVQFMETVEEKNARILIPGCGNAYEAAYLWKKGYTNVHLLDFSVIPLKKFSHDNPEFPKGQLLNMDFFDVEGDYDYIIEQTFFCALKPQLRENYAKKMYELVKPTGQLLGLLFDIPLFDDRPPFGGNKEEYKNLFSKYFNILKMDTAYNSIPERQGSELFIRMVPKN, from the coding sequence ATGGAGTTAAATGAATCTTACTGGACAGACAGATATAAAAGTAATCAACTCGGTTGGGATATAGGTTATCCATCACCTGCTATCGTTCAATTTATGGAAACAGTCGAGGAAAAGAATGCAAGGATATTAATTCCAGGGTGCGGAAATGCATATGAAGCCGCCTATTTGTGGAAGAAAGGATATACAAATGTTCACTTATTAGATTTTTCTGTGATTCCGTTAAAAAAGTTTTCTCATGATAACCCAGAATTTCCTAAAGGGCAGTTGTTAAATATGGATTTTTTTGATGTTGAAGGAGACTACGATTATATTATTGAACAAACATTTTTTTGTGCCTTAAAGCCTCAATTACGAGAGAATTATGCTAAGAAAATGTATGAATTGGTAAAGCCAACGGGACAATTGTTAGGTTTGCTTTTTGATATCCCACTTTTTGATGATCGACCACCTTTCGGGGGAAATAAGGAGGAATATAAAAACCTTTTTTCTAAATATTTTAATATTTTAAAAATGGATACTGCCTATAACTCAATTCCGGAAAGACAAGGGAGTGAGTTGTTTATAAGAATGGTTCCTAAAAATTAG
- a CDS encoding chromosome segregation protein SMC: MSEESKNSAYNQLEKENKSSKRNIIIIVFLVAIVAIIGVKFYLDSEKENEELQQNLEQTYGELDSISTQLDMKIAEIESLGGDISELQLIRKNLESEKEELKKSNNWAANQIQRYKDKVGGYEELLNLQDEKIARLEAINKELLSENTNLKTEKNQLNDSISRLKNNREELEDKVEMASRLKAENIKIIAINSRGRERDDKEYKPRHIEKLKIQFNLAENSVAQPEGKDIILRVINPIGNALFDVNTGSGSFMIDGKEMFYTAKQEILFDNTQQELSFIYDRGEEYEEGVYQLELYADNYLIGKEKFSVN; encoded by the coding sequence ATGTCAGAGGAATCAAAAAATTCAGCTTACAACCAATTAGAAAAAGAGAATAAAAGCTCTAAGAGAAATATTATTATCATTGTATTTCTTGTAGCAATTGTTGCGATAATTGGAGTCAAATTTTATCTGGATTCTGAGAAAGAAAATGAAGAATTACAACAAAATTTAGAACAAACTTATGGGGAGCTGGATAGTATCAGCACTCAATTAGATATGAAGATCGCAGAAATAGAAAGTTTGGGTGGAGACATATCAGAATTACAATTGATTCGTAAAAATTTGGAATCTGAAAAAGAAGAGCTAAAAAAATCTAATAATTGGGCTGCAAATCAAATTCAACGCTATAAGGATAAAGTAGGTGGTTACGAAGAATTACTGAACCTGCAAGATGAAAAAATAGCTAGACTTGAAGCCATCAATAAGGAATTGCTTTCTGAAAACACCAATCTGAAAACTGAGAAAAATCAATTAAATGATAGTATCTCTCGTCTTAAAAACAACAGAGAAGAATTAGAGGATAAAGTCGAAATGGCTTCAAGATTAAAGGCTGAAAATATTAAGATAATTGCAATAAATTCAAGAGGGAGAGAAAGAGATGACAAAGAATATAAACCTCGACATATAGAAAAATTGAAAATTCAATTCAATTTGGCTGAAAACAGTGTAGCACAACCAGAAGGAAAAGATATTATTCTTAGGGTAATAAACCCAATTGGCAATGCACTATTTGATGTAAACACGGGTTCAGGTTCTTTCATGATCGATGGAAAGGAAATGTTTTATACAGCGAAGCAAGAAATTCTGTTTGATAATACACAGCAGGAACTATCTTTTATTTATGACAGAGGAGAAGAATATGAGGAGGGAGTTTACCAATTAGAATTATACGCTGATAATTATTTGATTGGTAAAGAGAAGTTCTCCGTTAATTAA